From the Diospyros lotus cultivar Yz01 chromosome 13, ASM1463336v1, whole genome shotgun sequence genome, one window contains:
- the LOC127789286 gene encoding magnesium-chelatase subunit ChlH, chloroplastic isoform X1: MASLVSSPFTISTAKKQYFLHSFLPRKANSQNFRAPARLKCAAIGNGLFTQTTQEVRRIVPEKVPGVPTVKIVYVVLEAQYQSSLSAAVLSLNQSDNFASFEVVGYLVEELRDDNTYQSFCKDLEDANVFIGSLIFVEELALKIKSAVEKERDRLDAVLVFPSMPEVMRLNKLGSFSMSQLGQSKSPFFQLFKRKKQSAGFADSMLKLVRTLPKVLKYLPSDKAQDARLYILSLQFWLGGSPDNLVNFLKMISGSYVPALKGAKIEYSDPVLFLDSGVWHPLAPCMYDDVKEYLNWYGTRRDADERLKGPNAPVIGLILQRSHIVTGDESHYVAVIMELEAMGAKVIPIFAGGLDFSGPVERFFIDPVTKRPFVNSVVSLTGFALVGGPARQDHPRAVEALSKLDVPYIVALPLVFQTTEEWLNSTLGLHPIQVALQVALPELDGGMEPIVFSGRDPRTGKSHALHKRVEQLCTRAIKWAELKRKSKTEKKLAITVFSFPPDKGNVGTAAYLNVFASIFSVLKDLKRDGYNVEGLPETSEALIEEILHDKEAQFSSPNLNVAYKMGVREYQKLTPYARALEENWGKPPGNLNSDGESLLVYGKQFGNVFIGVQPTFGYEGDPMRLLFSKSASPHHGFAAYYSFVEKIFKADAVLHFGTHGSLEFMPGKQVGMSDVCYPDSLIGNIPNVYYYAANNPSEATIAKRRSYANTISYLTPPAENAGLYKGLKQLSELISSYQSLKDTGRGQQIVSSIISTAKQCNLDKDVDLPEEGEEISAKERDLVVGKVYSKIMEIESRLLPCGLHVIGEPPSAMEAVATLVNIAALDRPEDEISSLPAILAETVGRDIEDVYRGNDKGILKDVELLRQITEASRGAVSAFVERTTNKKGQVVDVADKLTSILGFGVNEPWIQYLSSTKFYRADRDKLRTLFAFLGECLKLVVQDNELGSLKQALEGKYVEPGPGGDPIRNPKVLPTGKNIHALDPQAIPTTAALQSAKIVVDRLLERQKAENGGKYPETVALVLWGTDNIKTYGESLAQVMWMIGVRPVADTFGRVNRVEPVSLEELGRPRIDVVVNCSGVFRDLFINQMNLLDRAVKMVAELDEPEDENYVRKHALEQAESLGIGVREAATRVFSNASGSYSSNINLAVENSSWNDEKQLQDMYLSRKSFAFDCDAPGAGMTEKRKVFEMALSTADATFQNLDSSEISLTDVSHYFDSDPTNLVQNLRKDGKKPNAYVADTTTANAQVRTLSETVRLDARTKLLNPKWYEGMMSTGYEGVREIEKRLTNTVGWSATSGQVDNWVYEEANTTFIQDEEMLNRLMSTNPNSFRKLVQTFLEANGRGYWETSSENIERLRQLYSEVEDKIEGIDR; the protein is encoded by the exons ATGGCGTCTCTGGTGTCGTCGCCGTTCACAATTTCTACCGCCAAGAAGCAGTACTTCCTCCACTCCTTTCTCCCCAGGAAAGCCAACTCACAGAACTTCAGAGCGCCGGCGCGGCTCAAATGCGCCGCGATTGGCAACGGCCTATTCACCCAGACCACGCAGGAGGTCCGGCGAATCGTCCCTGAAAAAGTCCCCGGCGTCCCCACCGTCAAGATCGTCTACGTCGTCCTCGAAGCCCAGTACCAATCATCCCTCTCCGCCGCCGTCCTGTCCCTCAACCAATCCGACAACTTCGCTTCATTCGAGGTCGTCGGCTACCTCGTCGAAGAGCTCCGAGACGACAACACCTACCAATCCTTCTGCAAAGACCTGGAAGACGCCAACGTGTTCATCGGCTCGCTAATCTTCGTGGAAGAGCTTGCTCTGAAGATCAAGTCGGCGGTTGAGAAAGAGAGGGACAGGCTCGACGCGGTCTTGGTGTTCCCTTCAATGCCCGAAGTAATGAGGCTCAACAAATTGGGTTCCTTCAGCATGTCCCAATTGGGCCAATCAAAGAGCCCCTTTTTCCAGCTCTTCAAGAGGAAGAAGCAATCGGCGGGCTTCGCCGACAGCATGCTGAAGCTGGTGAGGACGTTGCCAAAGGTTCTCAAGTACTTGCCTAGCGACAAGGCTCAGGACGCCAGGCTCTACATCCTCAGTTTGCAGTTTTGGCTCGGCGGGTCGCCGGATAATTTGGTGAACTTCTTGAAGATGATCTCCGGGTCCTACGTTCCGGCTCTGAAAGGGGCGAAGATCGAGTATTCGGATCCGGTTCTGTTCTTGGACAGTGGGGTTTGGCACCCTCTGGCGCCCTGCATGTATGATGATGTGAAGGAGTACTTGAATTGGTATGGGACGAGGAGGGACGCCGACGAGAGGCTCAAGGGGCCGAATGCGCCGGTAATTGGACTGATTTTGCAGAGGAGCCACATTGTGACCGGTGATGAGAGCCACTATGTGGCTGTGATCATGGAGTTGGAGGCAATGGGGGCTAAGGTGATCCCAATCTTTGCCGGGGGCCTGGATTTCTCAGGGCCGGTTGAGCGCTTTTTCATCGATCCGGTCACCAAGAGGCCTTTCGTGAACTCGGTGGTGTCACTCACAGGGTTTGCCTTGGTTGGGGGCCCTGCCAGGCAGGATCACCCCAGGGCTGTCGAGGCCTTGAGCAAGCTTGATGTGCCTTACATTGTGGCCCTGCCCTTGGTGTTCCAGACCACAGAGGAGTGGCTCAATAGCACTTTGGGCTTGCACCCAATTCAGGTGGCCTTGCAGGTGGCTCTTCCCGAGCTTGATGGAGGCATGGAGCCCATTGTTTTCTCCGGCAGGGATCCTAGAACAG gGAAATCACATGCTCTTCATAAAAGAGTGGAGCAGCTCTGCACCAGGGCGATCAAGTGGGCTGAACTCAAGAGGAAGTCAAAG ACAGAGAAGAAGCTCGCGATTACTGTTTTCAGTTTCCCTCCAGACAAGGGGAATGTTGGAACAGCGGCTTACTTGAATGTTTTTGCTTCCATTTTCTCAGTCTTGAAGGACCTCAAGAGAGATGGTTACAATGTCGAGGGCCTTCCAGAGACTTCTGAAGCTCTGATTGAAGAAATCCTTCATGATAAAGAAGCTCAATTCAGCAGCCCAAATCTGAACGTGGCCTACAAAATGGGCGTCAGAGAGTACCAGAAGTTAACTCCCTATGCCAGAGCACTAGAAGAGAACTGGGGAAAGCCTCCCGGTAATCTGAACTCTGATGGGGAGAGCTTGTTGGTCTATGGAAAGCAgtttggaaatgttttcatcgGTGTGCAGCCGACATTCGGCTATGAGGGTGATCCTATGCGGCTGCTTTTCTCTAAATCTGCCAGCCCGCACCATGGATTTGCTGCTTACTACTCGTTCGTGGAGAAGATCTTCAAAGCTGATGCTGTTCTTCATTTTGGCACTCACGGTTCGCTTGAATTCATGCCTGGAAAGCAGGTGGGGATGAGCGATGTCTGTTACCCCGACAGCCTGATTGGGAACATTCCCAATGTATACTATTATGCCGCCAACAACCCATCTGAAGCCACCATAGCAAAGCGTCGAAGCTATGCCAATACCATCAGCTATTTGACTCCTCCGGCTGAAAATGCTGGGCTCTACAAGGGCCTCAAGCAGCTCAGCGAGCTGATCTCATCTTACCAATCTCTCAAAGACACTGGTCGTGGACAACAGATCGTTAGCTCCATTATCAGCACGGCTAAGCAATGCAATCTGGACAAGGACGTGGATCTGCCTGAAGAAGGCGAGGAGATCTCCGCCAAAGAGCGTGATCTTGTCGTTGGGAAGGTATATTCCAAAATCATGGAGATTGAATCCAGGCTTTTGCCCTGCGGCCTTCATGTCATCGGTGAGCCTCCATCAGCCATGGAAGCCGTGGCAACCCTGGTTAACATCGCTGCTTTAGACCGCCCTGAAGATGAAATTTCCTCGCTCCCAGCAATATTAGCTGAGACAGTTGGAAGAGATATAGAGGATGTTTACAGAGGCAATGACAAGGGTATCTTGAAAGATGTTGAATTGCTTCGCCAAATCACTGAGGCATCCCGGGGAGCCGTCTCTGCATTTGTGGAGCGAACGACAAACAAGAAGGGTCAAGTTGTTGATGTAGCCGACAAGCTTACCTCGATCCTTGGCTTTGGTGTGAACGAACCATGGATCCAGTATCTGTCAAGCACTAAGTTTTACAGGGCTGATAGGGACAAACTTAGAACCTTATTTGCATTCTTGGGGGAGTGCTTGAAGCTCGTCGTGCAAGACAACGAGCTGGGAAGTTTGAAACAAGCCTTGGAGGGAAAATACGTGGAACCGGGTCCTGGTGGGGATCCAATTAGGAACCCCAAGGTGCTGCCAACCGGAAAGAACATTCATGCTCTGGACCCGCAAGCTATTCCAACAACAGCTGCACTGCAGAGTGCAAAGATCGTGGTGGATAGGCTACTCGAGAGGCAGAAGGCCGAGAATGGAGGGAAGTACCCCGAGACGGTTGCTCTGGTACTTTGGGGAACCGATAACATTAAGACTTATGGCGAGTCTTTGGCTCAAGTTATGTGGATGATTGGCGTGCGGCCAGTAGCTGATACGTTTGGCCGAGTCAACCGAGTGGAACCCGTAAGCCTGGAAGAACTTGGAAGGCCAAGAATTGATGTTGTTGTTAACTGCTCTGGAGTATTCAGAGACCTATTCATCAATCAG ATGAATCTCCTGGACAGGGCTGTGAAGATGGTGGCTGAGCTAGACGAGCCAGAAGATGAGAACTACGTCAGGAAACACGCGCTAGAACAAGCTGAATCTCTCGGTATCGGGGTCAGGGAAGCTGCAACCAGGGTGTTCTCCAACGCCTCAGGCTCATACTCCTCCAACATAAACCTGGCCGTTGAGAATTCTTCATGGAATGATGAGAAGCAGCTCCAAGACATGTACTTGAGCCGCAAGTCCTTTGCCTTCGACTGTGATGCTCCCGGGGCTGGCATGACCGAGAAACGCAAAGTTTTCGAGATGGCTCTCAGCACAGCTGACGCCACCTTCCAGAACCTCGACTCGTCAGAGATTTCCCTCACCGACGTGAGCCATTACTTTGATTCAGACCCCACCAACCTGGTGCAGAACCTCAGGAAGGATGGTAAGAAGCCTAATGCATACGTTGCAGACACAACCACTGCCAATGCACAG GTACGGACGCTGTCTGAGACTGTGCGGCTTGATGCTCGAACCAAGCTACTGAACCCCAAGTGGTACGAGGGGATGATGTCAACCGGCTATGAGGGAGTACGCGAGATTGAGAAGAGGCTTACCAACACGGTAGGCTGGAGCGCGACCTCTGGCCAAGTCGACAACTGGGTGTACGAGGAGGCCAACACCACCTTCATCCAAGACGAGGAAATGCTGAACCGGCTCATGAGCACCAACCCCAACTCTTTCAGGAAGCTGGTGCAGACATTCTTGGAGGCCAACGGCCGCGGCTACTGGGAAACTTCTTCTGAGAACATTGAGCGGTTGAGGCAGTTGTACTCAGAAGTTGAAGACAAGATCGAGGGGATTGACCGTTGA